In the Puntigrus tetrazona isolate hp1 chromosome 19, ASM1883169v1, whole genome shotgun sequence genome, TTTCCTCCtataaagtttaattttaaatgtgactgAACGTGTTCAGATAATGCATCTCTTTAATGTTTTCCAATGTGTTGAACCAGCACCAGGGACGTCATTATTGATGGGATATTGAAGGTAGGAAAAATAATTCACGTCCATGATATATgacttaatatttattacaaaatctaCGTAAAATCTGACGTAAATGCATTGTAATATATGTTAGGAAATATGGTCACATCTTTAGTACTCTTGAAAACTGTtaagttaatgttaataaacattatgaatagaaatatatgtGCTTCAAATATCAGTGTAATACCAAAAGTAACTTGTGGAACATGCTGGTGCATTTATAACTATTttgattattgttataattattttattgttttaaatagtaacagCAGATTGCCTGATATCAGTCTGAGCTAATATgaactaatatttaatattaattcaacAGAATTATTCAGTTGATAATGTTGTTTCCTGTTTCTGttcttttaagtaaaataatagtagtagtagtagtagtagtaataattacagtaatttaagTAGActggtgctgtcaaatgattaattgcgattaattgcatctgcatatttatgaagtatatataaatacacatacattgaAAACAGAATTTTAGAGAAAATGcgcatgtgcatttatatataaaccgTTAAGGACAGTGCACATACATAtcttatgtgaacaaaaacctttaaactggacGTGATTCCTTGTTTGACAGCACCGATCTAGTCTCAAAGTGGCGTTTGCATCCCATTCTACTGACCATCTGTTTATGTCTTTAGTTTtgtgagtttgtgttgtttaCTTGGTGTTTTTATGAGCCGTATTTTCTGCTCTGTAGCCAGGCCCCTGTCAGCCTGTGGTCTTGTTTCTCTGTCCGCAGACGGGATGCAGCGGTTGGCGTGCGCTCGGGTCCTGCTGCAGGGCCGTCCCGTGCAGATGCTGGCTCCCGCGGCCCACGGCTGCTGGACGGGCCTGCGCTGCGGTCCGCGGGGGATCAGCGGCAGAGAGCCTCCGGGACAGGAGGATCCGGACCCTCTGCAGGACAGGTCTATCGGCCTCATTCAGAGATTCAAGAAAACCTTTAAGCAGTACGGCAAAGTCATGATCCCCGTGCACCTGCTGACCTCTACTCTGTGGTTCGGCACCTTCTACTACGCTGCCATGAAGTGAGTAGATGGAGGATCGCGGTTATGATAGTTTGTGAAGAAATCGCAAAAAAAGGCATTGCGGTTAGCTGTGGGTTATTTAATAACTGATAATAACATCTAACAGGGCTGCACAGTTTGGGGGAAAATCTAGTTCAATTgtgattgcattttaaaatatttaatgcgattaattgtaaaataaaagtttttgtttacataatatatgtctgTACACTGTGTACATTCTGGATATATGAACACATAGACATGTATCAATATTTGtataatgttatgtttatatgttaaatatattcttatatataccagtaatataaaatttaagagaatatatatatatatatatatatatatatatatatatatatatatatatatatacacacacaaatacatatatatatatatatatatatatatatatatatatatatatatatatatatatatatatatatatatatatatattaaattatttattaaagttaaagaaaaaaaggcctaaaagaaaaaaaatcctataaGAAGCACAACATAAATTTGTATTGTctgacaaaacaaagcaaagaatAAGGAGTATGTGTAGGATGTTTGCAGGAGAGGTTGATCTGTtgaacaggtgtgtgtgtgtgtgtgtgtgtgtgtgttttctttctgctcGGTCACTGTATGTGTATGGCTCGTGGTGGATTGAGGTAAATGGCACACTGGAATGTTTACTCTGAATGTGGGTCACCACTGTCTAGACGTTTGAGAAATGTGGGAGGTGGTAATAGATGCTTCATTCAGCATGACCTCACTGTGCACAGAAGACAACACCAGGGTCATCATTTTGCCTTCAACACCAGTCTTTACAGCCTTTAGCTCATATTAGAGACGCTCAAGTCTTCTTCTTATTTGAATTCAGTAGATATTTCAATGtcttttgtgtatatttaattttattttacctgtTAAAGTATTAGGTATTAGGGTTATTTCATTGAAagaaagatcaaataaaatacagatattattaaatgaaaaatgtccttcaattaatgcaacatttctcattcaagttgaagcactaaaattaaattaaactgaaactgaaatacaaatacattcaacttaaatagtaattaaaaaatacaattaaaatggaatataaaaaaagctgcattagtatataaatacagtattgcTAAAAATACATGGCTCactattaagaaatattaataaaatacgaAATAAAATTCAGGATTTCATAACGATCATCCCTAATcacttttcaatattttatattaacacatTGTCGTAGGACAAGGATGGTTCACACAAATAAGACAATTCTGTCTTCgtgtactcaccctcaagcctttttatctatttattgtcTATAAAATAGAAGTCAAtgtgtttggttaccaacagtTTCTCTGTGAAACACAAGTCATTTAGGTTTGGATTGACATGAAGGTGAACAGTCTTTTCACGCCCCCTCTCCTGTTTTGGTTTATAGAGGAGTCAATTTGGTGCCATTTCTTGAGTATGTCGGGTTTCCTGACAAGGTGGTGAAACTCCTGGAGAACTCACAGAGCGGCTACGCACTGACCGCTTACGCCATGTACAAGGTAGGCTGACCGGCTTCTTTTTTTAGTCCACCACTAAACAATTCactaatgaagaaaaatgatACGAAATGAACTTCTGTAGAACTTCGAGATCCTTATTAATATTTGCACCTTGTGAAATCGAATAGAGGCTTAAAAATCGATTTCTTTTAGGGCACGGTGTCTTTTCTTGTGCTCTGTAGCTCATTTGAAACAATTTCATTAGAATGACACCGACCTCAATGAACAGACTCCATTTAAGTTCTTAAAAATACA is a window encoding:
- the fam210aa gene encoding uncharacterized protein C18orf19 homolog A; its protein translation is MQRLACARVLLQGRPVQMLAPAAHGCWTGLRCGPRGISGREPPGQEDPDPLQDRSIGLIQRFKKTFKQYGKVMIPVHLLTSTLWFGTFYYAAMKGVNLVPFLEYVGFPDKVVKLLENSQSGYALTAYAMYKIATPARYTVTLGGTSLSVKYLRKHGHMSTPPPVKEYLQEKMEETKERISGKMEETKDRISERMEETKDKFTEKLQETKDKVSFRKKKE